From one Trachemys scripta elegans isolate TJP31775 chromosome 14, CAS_Tse_1.0, whole genome shotgun sequence genomic stretch:
- the SLC25A19 gene encoding mitochondrial thiamine pyrophosphate carrier isoform X3, translated as MVGYDPKSEVKSISAVEVAVAGSASGFVTRALISPVDVIKIRFQLQIEQLSPRNPLAKYYGILQTAHRILHEEGLTAFWKGHVPAQLLSISYGAVQVYQNLRHAVVTMYQTEGPLTFYRGLTPTIIAVFPYAGLQFSFYNLLQQLYKRVMPSEGMNAELQNKSVFRLRLDMFLKDMPSLKEVVDLMQKFLGNVKNLVCGSCAGVISKTLTYPFDLFKKRLQVGGFEQARAAFGQVRTYKGLMDCAGQIVREEGPVGLFKGLSPSLLKAALSTGFTFFWYEFFCNLLYALKDTGSTKGQEG; from the exons ATGGTCGGCTATGaccccaaatctgaagtgaaatCCATCTCAGCGGTGGAGGTGGCTGTGGCAGGATCCGCATCTGGGTTTGTCACTCGGGCTCTAATCAGCCCTGTGGATGTCATCAAGATTCGCTTTCAG CTTCAGATTGAACAACTCTCCCCGAGAAACCCACTGGCTAAATATTATGGCATCTTGCAAACTGCACACCGGATCCTTCATGAGGAAGGGCTGACAGCATTCTGGAAGGGGCATGTGCCTGCTCAGCTCCTCTCAATCAGCTATGGAGCTGTCCAG GTTTACCAAAATCTTCGTCATGCTGTGGTGACCATGTACCAAACAGAAGGGCCTCTGACCTTCTACAGGGGTTTGACCCCCACTATCATTGCTGTCTTTCCATACGCTGGTCTCCAGTTCTCCTTTTACAATCTCCTGCAACAATTGTATAAACGGGTGATGCCATCCGAAGGAATGAATGCAG AGCTACAGAATAAATCAGTCTTTAGATTAAGACTGGATatgtttctaaaagatatgccatCACTCAAAGAAGTTGTGGACTTGATGCAAAAATTCTTGG GTAATGTTAAAAACCTCGTGTGTGGCAGCTGTGCCGGAGTTATCAGCAAAACTCTTACTTACCCTTTCGACCTGTTTAAAAAGCGGTTGCAGGTGGGAGGCTTTGAGCAGGCCCGGGCAGCCTTTGGGCAG GTGCGGACGTACAAGGGTTTAATGGACTGTGCTGGGCAGATTGTGCGAGAGGAGGGGCCTGTTGGATTGTTTAagggtctctcccccagcttGCTGAAGGCTGCTCTCTCTACTGGCTTCACCTTCTTCTGGTATGAGTTCTTCTGCAACCTGCTATATGCCCTGAAAGACACTGGCAGCACTAAGGGGCAGGAAGGCTGA
- the SLC25A19 gene encoding mitochondrial thiamine pyrophosphate carrier isoform X1, protein MVGYDPKSEVKSISAVEVAVAGSASGFVTRALISPVDVIKIRFQLQIEQLSPRNPLAKYYGILQTAHRILHEEGLTAFWKGHVPAQLLSISYGAVQFVTFECLTELVHNATPYDTRNFIVHFVCGGLAACTATMTVQPLDTLRTRFAAQGEPKVYQNLRHAVVTMYQTEGPLTFYRGLTPTIIAVFPYAGLQFSFYNLLQQLYKRVMPSEGMNAELQNKSVFRLRLDMFLKDMPSLKEVVDLMQKFLGNVKNLVCGSCAGVISKTLTYPFDLFKKRLQVGGFEQARAAFGQVRTYKGLMDCAGQIVREEGPVGLFKGLSPSLLKAALSTGFTFFWYEFFCNLLYALKDTGSTKGQEG, encoded by the exons ATGGTCGGCTATGaccccaaatctgaagtgaaatCCATCTCAGCGGTGGAGGTGGCTGTGGCAGGATCCGCATCTGGGTTTGTCACTCGGGCTCTAATCAGCCCTGTGGATGTCATCAAGATTCGCTTTCAG CTTCAGATTGAACAACTCTCCCCGAGAAACCCACTGGCTAAATATTATGGCATCTTGCAAACTGCACACCGGATCCTTCATGAGGAAGGGCTGACAGCATTCTGGAAGGGGCATGTGCCTGCTCAGCTCCTCTCAATCAGCTATGGAGCTGTCCAG TTTGTGACCTTTGAGTGCCTGACGGAATTGGTGCACAATGCCACACCATACGACACCCGCAACTTCATTGTGCACTTTGTGTGTGGCGGCCTGGCTGCTTGCACTGCCACCATGACAGTTCAGCCTCTTGACACACTGCGCACCCGCTTTGCTGCTCAGGGCGAGCCTAAG GTTTACCAAAATCTTCGTCATGCTGTGGTGACCATGTACCAAACAGAAGGGCCTCTGACCTTCTACAGGGGTTTGACCCCCACTATCATTGCTGTCTTTCCATACGCTGGTCTCCAGTTCTCCTTTTACAATCTCCTGCAACAATTGTATAAACGGGTGATGCCATCCGAAGGAATGAATGCAG AGCTACAGAATAAATCAGTCTTTAGATTAAGACTGGATatgtttctaaaagatatgccatCACTCAAAGAAGTTGTGGACTTGATGCAAAAATTCTTGG GTAATGTTAAAAACCTCGTGTGTGGCAGCTGTGCCGGAGTTATCAGCAAAACTCTTACTTACCCTTTCGACCTGTTTAAAAAGCGGTTGCAGGTGGGAGGCTTTGAGCAGGCCCGGGCAGCCTTTGGGCAG GTGCGGACGTACAAGGGTTTAATGGACTGTGCTGGGCAGATTGTGCGAGAGGAGGGGCCTGTTGGATTGTTTAagggtctctcccccagcttGCTGAAGGCTGCTCTCTCTACTGGCTTCACCTTCTTCTGGTATGAGTTCTTCTGCAACCTGCTATATGCCCTGAAAGACACTGGCAGCACTAAGGGGCAGGAAGGCTGA
- the SLC25A19 gene encoding mitochondrial thiamine pyrophosphate carrier isoform X4, translating into MVGYDPKSEVKSISAVEVAVAGSASGFVTRALISPVDVIKIRFQLQIEQLSPRNPLAKYYGILQTAHRILHEEGLTAFWKGHVPAQLLSISYGAVQVYQNLRHAVVTMYQTEGPLTFYRGLTPTIIAVFPYAGLQFSFYNLLQQLYKRVMPSEGMNAGNVKNLVCGSCAGVISKTLTYPFDLFKKRLQVGGFEQARAAFGQVRTYKGLMDCAGQIVREEGPVGLFKGLSPSLLKAALSTGFTFFWYEFFCNLLYALKDTGSTKGQEG; encoded by the exons ATGGTCGGCTATGaccccaaatctgaagtgaaatCCATCTCAGCGGTGGAGGTGGCTGTGGCAGGATCCGCATCTGGGTTTGTCACTCGGGCTCTAATCAGCCCTGTGGATGTCATCAAGATTCGCTTTCAG CTTCAGATTGAACAACTCTCCCCGAGAAACCCACTGGCTAAATATTATGGCATCTTGCAAACTGCACACCGGATCCTTCATGAGGAAGGGCTGACAGCATTCTGGAAGGGGCATGTGCCTGCTCAGCTCCTCTCAATCAGCTATGGAGCTGTCCAG GTTTACCAAAATCTTCGTCATGCTGTGGTGACCATGTACCAAACAGAAGGGCCTCTGACCTTCTACAGGGGTTTGACCCCCACTATCATTGCTGTCTTTCCATACGCTGGTCTCCAGTTCTCCTTTTACAATCTCCTGCAACAATTGTATAAACGGGTGATGCCATCCGAAGGAATGAATGCAG GTAATGTTAAAAACCTCGTGTGTGGCAGCTGTGCCGGAGTTATCAGCAAAACTCTTACTTACCCTTTCGACCTGTTTAAAAAGCGGTTGCAGGTGGGAGGCTTTGAGCAGGCCCGGGCAGCCTTTGGGCAG GTGCGGACGTACAAGGGTTTAATGGACTGTGCTGGGCAGATTGTGCGAGAGGAGGGGCCTGTTGGATTGTTTAagggtctctcccccagcttGCTGAAGGCTGCTCTCTCTACTGGCTTCACCTTCTTCTGGTATGAGTTCTTCTGCAACCTGCTATATGCCCTGAAAGACACTGGCAGCACTAAGGGGCAGGAAGGCTGA
- the SLC25A19 gene encoding mitochondrial thiamine pyrophosphate carrier isoform X2 has protein sequence MVGYDPKSEVKSISAVEVAVAGSASGFVTRALISPVDVIKIRFQLQIEQLSPRNPLAKYYGILQTAHRILHEEGLTAFWKGHVPAQLLSISYGAVQFVTFECLTELVHNATPYDTRNFIVHFVCGGLAACTATMTVQPLDTLRTRFAAQGEPKVYQNLRHAVVTMYQTEGPLTFYRGLTPTIIAVFPYAGLQFSFYNLLQQLYKRVMPSEGMNAGNVKNLVCGSCAGVISKTLTYPFDLFKKRLQVGGFEQARAAFGQVRTYKGLMDCAGQIVREEGPVGLFKGLSPSLLKAALSTGFTFFWYEFFCNLLYALKDTGSTKGQEG, from the exons ATGGTCGGCTATGaccccaaatctgaagtgaaatCCATCTCAGCGGTGGAGGTGGCTGTGGCAGGATCCGCATCTGGGTTTGTCACTCGGGCTCTAATCAGCCCTGTGGATGTCATCAAGATTCGCTTTCAG CTTCAGATTGAACAACTCTCCCCGAGAAACCCACTGGCTAAATATTATGGCATCTTGCAAACTGCACACCGGATCCTTCATGAGGAAGGGCTGACAGCATTCTGGAAGGGGCATGTGCCTGCTCAGCTCCTCTCAATCAGCTATGGAGCTGTCCAG TTTGTGACCTTTGAGTGCCTGACGGAATTGGTGCACAATGCCACACCATACGACACCCGCAACTTCATTGTGCACTTTGTGTGTGGCGGCCTGGCTGCTTGCACTGCCACCATGACAGTTCAGCCTCTTGACACACTGCGCACCCGCTTTGCTGCTCAGGGCGAGCCTAAG GTTTACCAAAATCTTCGTCATGCTGTGGTGACCATGTACCAAACAGAAGGGCCTCTGACCTTCTACAGGGGTTTGACCCCCACTATCATTGCTGTCTTTCCATACGCTGGTCTCCAGTTCTCCTTTTACAATCTCCTGCAACAATTGTATAAACGGGTGATGCCATCCGAAGGAATGAATGCAG GTAATGTTAAAAACCTCGTGTGTGGCAGCTGTGCCGGAGTTATCAGCAAAACTCTTACTTACCCTTTCGACCTGTTTAAAAAGCGGTTGCAGGTGGGAGGCTTTGAGCAGGCCCGGGCAGCCTTTGGGCAG GTGCGGACGTACAAGGGTTTAATGGACTGTGCTGGGCAGATTGTGCGAGAGGAGGGGCCTGTTGGATTGTTTAagggtctctcccccagcttGCTGAAGGCTGCTCTCTCTACTGGCTTCACCTTCTTCTGGTATGAGTTCTTCTGCAACCTGCTATATGCCCTGAAAGACACTGGCAGCACTAAGGGGCAGGAAGGCTGA